In the Syntrophorhabdaceae bacterium genome, ACCTTGCCGGTAATATCGATTGCTGAATTGCCGTAAAGGATGCCTGCCTGGCTTTTTTCAAGGATCAGGGCATATTTCTCCCTGTCGCCGAGACCCTTGATGACCTCTTCGATCTCTTTCAGGATCTTTTGAGTAAACTCCATGTCTTTTTGCTGCAGCTCTGCCTGGTAGTCGTTAACAAGCCGCTGATAATCTTTCAGCTTGGCTTGATATTGTTTTTCCTTGTCAGCCCTTGCTTCAGGGGTGATCGTGGCGCTCTGTTTTTCCAGTGCATCCTTGAGTTTCTGCAGTTCGCCCTGCTTCCCATCGAGATTTTTTTTCAGTCGTTCCGCCTCGCCTGTAAGTGTCTTTCTGATATCTTTCCCTTTATCCGATTCAAGCAT is a window encoding:
- a CDS encoding OmpH family outer membrane protein, which translates into the protein MKKFIFFVIIALFLCTPLIAKSQSLSIVYVDLQRVMLESDKGKDIRKTLTGEAERLKKNLDGKQGELQKLKDALEKQSATITPEARADKEKQYQAKLKDYQRLVNDYQAELQQKDMEFTQKILKEIEEVIKGLGDREKYALILEKSQAGILYGNSAIDITGKVITLFNEASKKAPAPAKK